The following DNA comes from bacterium.
GAGGCCTGCCTGCGCCGCATCGCGGACAAGGACGCCGAGATCAACGCCTTCATCACCCCGGCCTTCGACATGGCCCGGGAAGCCGCCGCCGCGCGGGAAGCCGAGATCGCCCGCGGCGAGGTCCGCGGCCCGCTTCACGGCATCCCGTTCGCCATCAAGGACCTGTTCGATCTCGAAGGCCTCCCCATGACAGCGGGGAGCAAGATTCTCAAGGACAACATCTCCGCCTCGACCGCCACGAGCGTCCAGCGGCTCATCGCCGCTGG
Coding sequences within:
- a CDS encoding amidase; protein product: MRPSPFEPIAQLAPRIAAGEVRPSELVEACLRRIADKDAEINAFITPAFDMAREAAAAREAEIARGEVRGPLHGIPFAIKDLFDLEGLPMTAGSKILKDNISASTATSVQRLIAAGAVIVGKTNLQEFARGGTGADSFFGPTRNPWDLDRSPGGSTSGS